From Amycolatopsis sp. YIM 10, the proteins below share one genomic window:
- a CDS encoding bifunctional 2-polyprenyl-6-hydroxyphenol methylase/3-demethylubiquinol 3-O-methyltransferase UbiG, with protein MDYDPEHAELYELVFNSRGKDFDAEADKHAQLILSRFPEAKSLLDVACGTGAHLAAFAKRFDHVEGVELTPAMRDVATTRLPRSAVHLGNMVNFDLGRTFDAVTCLGNAIGEVGSAEEVAATVARMAAHTVPGGVVIVEPWWFPELFIDGYIGSHLAEDDGRVVARVSHSTVHEGRSRIAFEAIVADSDGIRKFSSVLSVGLFTREEYESAFERAGCTVEFVPALQLGDGRATSPGIFVGVRQ; from the coding sequence ATGGACTACGACCCGGAGCACGCCGAACTGTACGAACTGGTCTTCAACAGTCGCGGCAAGGACTTCGACGCCGAGGCCGACAAGCACGCTCAGTTGATCCTGTCCCGGTTCCCCGAGGCGAAGAGCCTGCTGGACGTCGCCTGCGGCACCGGCGCCCACCTGGCCGCGTTCGCGAAGAGGTTCGACCACGTCGAGGGCGTCGAACTCACGCCGGCCATGCGCGACGTCGCGACCACCCGGCTCCCGCGGTCCGCCGTCCACCTCGGCAACATGGTGAACTTCGACCTCGGCCGCACTTTCGACGCGGTCACCTGCCTCGGCAACGCGATCGGCGAGGTCGGCTCCGCCGAGGAGGTGGCGGCCACGGTGGCCAGGATGGCCGCGCACACCGTGCCGGGCGGCGTGGTGATCGTCGAGCCGTGGTGGTTCCCCGAGCTGTTCATCGACGGCTACATCGGCAGCCACCTGGCCGAGGACGACGGCCGCGTGGTGGCCCGCGTCAGCCACTCCACCGTGCACGAGGGCCGCAGCCGCATCGCCTTCGAGGCGATCGTGGCCGACTCCGACGGAATCCGGAAGTTCTCCTCCGTCCTGTCGGTCGGCCTGTTCACCCGCGAGGAGTACGAGTCGGCCTTCGAGCGGGCGGGCTGCACCGTCGAGTTCGTTCCGGCCCTGCAGCTGGGCGACGGACGGGCCACCAGCCCCGGCATCTTCGTCGGCGTCCGCCAGTAG
- the aspS gene encoding aspartate--tRNA(Asn) ligase — MRSARAFRLLMLVSSTSTVHFGVCHVRSRADQRTFPPHRPFRADRRLGAPRAAAEVEVRGLATANPQAPGGVEITSPEVISLGEPAVAPPFDLYRPRLTASLPTILDHAPIALRHPRLRARFEIAAASVAGFRAVLDRSGFTEIHTPKIVESATESGANVFAIDYFGRPAYLAQSPQLFKQAMVGVFERVYEVGPVFRAEPHDTARHLAQYTSLDAEFGFIGDHFDVLAVLRDVLAGMVGALSGTDVEVPVVPDEIPVIHFAEAQEMLGHAPGSPDLAPADERRLSKWALRTHGSEFLCVTGYPMRKRPFYTHPDPARPDFSNSFDLLFRGLELVTGGQRLHRHSDYLTALAAHGLDPAPYQGYLAAFAHGMPPHGGFAIGLERWTARLLGLSNVREATLFPRDLHRLTP, encoded by the coding sequence ATGAGGAGCGCCCGAGCCTTTCGATTGCTTATGCTGGTCTCCTCGACGAGCACCGTCCATTTTGGAGTGTGCCATGTCCGCTCGCGTGCTGACCAGCGAACTTTCCCGCCACACCGGCCGTTCCGTGCGGATCGCCGGCTGGGTGCACCGCGCGCGGCGGCTGAAGTCGAGGTCCGTGGCCTGGCCACAGCCAACCCGCAGGCTCCGGGCGGCGTGGAGATCACCAGCCCGGAAGTCATCTCGCTGGGCGAACCCGCTGTGGCGCCTCCGTTCGACCTCTACCGGCCGCGGCTGACCGCGAGCCTGCCCACGATCCTGGACCACGCCCCGATCGCGTTGCGCCATCCGCGGTTGCGGGCCCGGTTCGAAATCGCCGCGGCGAGCGTGGCCGGTTTCCGCGCCGTGCTCGACCGATCCGGCTTCACCGAGATCCACACGCCCAAGATCGTCGAATCCGCCACGGAATCCGGCGCGAACGTCTTCGCCATCGACTATTTCGGCCGTCCCGCCTATCTGGCCCAGTCACCGCAGTTGTTCAAGCAGGCCATGGTCGGGGTCTTCGAACGCGTCTACGAAGTCGGGCCGGTGTTCCGCGCCGAACCCCACGACACCGCGCGCCACCTCGCCCAGTACACCAGCCTGGACGCCGAATTCGGCTTCATCGGCGACCACTTCGACGTGTTGGCCGTCCTGCGCGACGTGCTGGCGGGCATGGTCGGGGCGCTTTCGGGCACGGACGTCGAAGTTCCTGTTGTGCCAGACGAGATTCCCGTCATCCACTTCGCCGAAGCCCAGGAAATGCTCGGGCACGCACCGGGTTCACCGGACCTCGCACCCGCCGACGAACGCCGTCTGTCGAAATGGGCGCTGCGCACCCACGGTTCGGAATTCCTTTGCGTCACCGGCTATCCGATGCGGAAACGCCCGTTCTACACCCACCCGGACCCGGCGCGACCGGACTTCTCGAACAGTTTCGACCTGCTCTTCCGCGGCCTGGAACTGGTCACCGGCGGCCAGCGCCTGCACCGGCACTCCGACTACCTCACCGCACTCGCCGCCCACGGCCTCGACCCGGCGCCGTACCAGGGTTACCTGGCCGCTTTCGCCCACGGCATGCCACCGCACGGAGGGTTCGCCATCGGCCTCGAACGCTGGACGGCTCGGCTGCTGGGCCTGTCCAACGTCCGCGAAGCCACGCTCTTCCCGCGCGACCTCCACCGCCTCACCCCCTGA
- a CDS encoding DUF3618 domain-containing protein has product MARDPDTIEREIEKARDALASTLDELSVKANPKRLADSAKTSVLAKLSEPKIKYPLIGAGVLIGALLLRKLIR; this is encoded by the coding sequence GTGGCGCGCGACCCGGACACCATTGAGCGTGAGATCGAGAAGGCCAGGGACGCGCTCGCGTCCACGCTGGACGAACTCAGCGTCAAGGCGAACCCCAAGCGGCTCGCGGACTCCGCGAAGACGAGCGTGCTCGCCAAGCTGAGCGAGCCCAAGATCAAGTACCCGCTGATCGGCGCCGGTGTGCTGATCGGCGCCCTGCTGCTGCGGAAGCTGATCCGCTAG
- a CDS encoding TetR/AcrR family transcriptional regulator, with protein MTTEQVPRRKRMPRAERERQMVEVAEAVFAERGYVAASMDDIAERVGVSKPMLYEYFNSKEGLLLACIEQARAELRVATEEAVALATDAEDALRRGLLAFFVFIRERRQSWSLLRHEMTLIGTPAADGIEATRRQQTDLIATLMAGYFNAASPLQVEASAEFVVGACERLAIWCERHDEITPEMATGYAMDLLWGGLHDRAIT; from the coding sequence ATGACAACCGAGCAGGTCCCGCGGCGCAAGCGCATGCCCCGCGCCGAGCGCGAGCGCCAGATGGTGGAGGTGGCCGAGGCGGTCTTCGCCGAACGCGGGTACGTGGCCGCGTCGATGGACGACATCGCCGAGCGGGTCGGCGTTTCGAAGCCGATGCTCTACGAGTACTTCAACTCGAAGGAAGGCCTGCTGCTGGCGTGCATCGAGCAGGCGCGGGCCGAACTGCGGGTGGCCACCGAAGAGGCGGTCGCGCTGGCCACCGACGCCGAGGACGCGCTGCGCCGCGGCCTGCTCGCCTTTTTTGTGTTCATCCGCGAGCGGCGGCAGTCGTGGTCGCTGCTGCGGCACGAGATGACGCTGATCGGCACGCCGGCCGCCGACGGCATCGAAGCCACCCGGCGGCAGCAGACCGACCTGATCGCGACGCTGATGGCCGGTTACTTCAACGCCGCCTCACCCCTGCAGGTGGAAGCTTCAGCCGAATTCGTCGTGGGTGCCTGCGAACGGCTGGCGATCTGGTGCGAACGCCACGACGAAATCACCCCAGAGATGGCCACCGGCTACGCGATGGACCTTCTGTGGGGCGGATTGCACGATCGTGCTATCACCTGA
- a CDS encoding Gfo/Idh/MocA family protein has protein sequence MPAVRLLLIGLSRFARRRVLPATPALDGIEAVDVASAHGGAVGELPKLGRRHTDWRAALDGTEPALVYVSTVNSTHAEVVRHALRRGHHVVVDKPAFLTLDTAEELVALARTQARVLAEATNYAFHPMFSPDLTKDITKAVAVFTPPVPPEDFRHDRSSGGGAFLDTGPYFASLGRVLWGVEPDDVHVIVGDRTPDGLELAYSVLAGYPGGRTIVGQFGFTTHYRNALQLLGPGVAVDVPRPFSAPPDLTVDLHIEVDGKHQTRSVPPADSMELFLAAVLDAVREGSREFDAALLSDARTRDRVVRAAGK, from the coding sequence GTGCCTGCTGTGAGGCTCCTGCTCATCGGCCTCTCGCGGTTCGCCCGGCGGCGGGTGCTGCCCGCGACGCCCGCGCTCGACGGCATCGAGGCCGTCGACGTCGCCAGCGCGCACGGCGGCGCCGTCGGCGAACTGCCCAAACTGGGGCGGCGGCACACCGACTGGCGCGCGGCGCTGGACGGCACGGAGCCCGCGCTGGTCTACGTCTCGACGGTCAACAGCACGCACGCCGAGGTGGTCCGGCACGCGTTGCGGCGGGGCCATCACGTCGTGGTGGACAAGCCCGCCTTCCTGACCCTGGACACGGCCGAGGAATTGGTCGCGCTGGCTCGGACCCAGGCTCGAGTGCTGGCCGAAGCCACGAACTACGCGTTCCACCCGATGTTCTCGCCGGACCTGACCAAGGACATCACCAAGGCCGTCGCGGTGTTCACCCCGCCCGTGCCACCGGAGGACTTCCGGCACGACCGGTCCTCCGGCGGCGGCGCCTTTCTCGACACCGGCCCGTACTTCGCGTCGCTGGGCCGGGTCCTGTGGGGTGTCGAACCGGACGACGTGCACGTCATCGTGGGCGACCGCACCCCGGACGGCCTGGAGCTGGCCTACAGCGTGCTGGCCGGCTACCCCGGCGGCCGGACCATCGTCGGGCAGTTCGGCTTCACCACGCACTACCGCAACGCACTGCAGTTGCTCGGGCCCGGCGTCGCCGTCGACGTCCCGAGGCCGTTCTCCGCGCCGCCGGACCTGACCGTCGACCTGCACATCGAGGTCGACGGCAAGCACCAGACGCGGAGCGTGCCGCCCGCGGACAGCATGGAGCTGTTCCTCGCCGCCGTACTGGACGCGGTGCGTGAGGGTTCGCGGGAGTTCGACGCCGCCCTGCTCAGCGACGCCAGGACGCGCGACCGCGTCGTCCGGGCCGCTGGAAAATGA
- a CDS encoding zinc-binding dehydrogenase, protein MAARRSRWRKPRCWYNSPLPRAPRWSRPSAARKRRLSREDRAPRQSTARRRLTVVDTAQLPELWPDTARRVTEVLRRTAGGGLTPLVGRTYPLTEAATAHAGIEARRVTGKRHRPLRTPPRSR, encoded by the coding sequence ATGGCAGCACGGCGCTCGCGCTGGAGAAAACCCCGGTGCTGGTACAACTCGCCGTTGCCGAGGGCGCCGAGGTGGTCGCGGCCGTCCGCGGCGCGGAAAAGGCGGCTGTCGCGAGAAGACCGGGCGCCGAGACAATCGACTGCCCGACGGCGGCTGACCGTGGTGGACACGGCACAGCTGCCGGAGCTCTGGCCGGACACCGCCCGCCGGGTCACCGAAGTGCTGCGGCGGACCGCCGGAGGCGGGCTGACCCCGCTCGTCGGCCGTACCTATCCCCTCACCGAGGCGGCCACCGCACACGCCGGCATCGAAGCGCGGCGCGTCACCGGGAAGCGACACCGTCCACTTCGGACACCGCCCCGGAGCCGCTAA
- a CDS encoding nucleotide disphospho-sugar-binding domain-containing protein codes for MRVLVTGFPHVTHLNHLIPHAQALQAEGHEVVVACPPGAEEQIVAAGLPAIKTGEPEPHSLQNWAKYGLLPSPEEMEELAAKLDLSGDERDNWDAYYQFFLFSARYYLPPEPREDIDNLIAFAKQWQPDLVLWESWFPCGGVVAKAAGAASGRVLNGPDYGGWAIEKFAERRAEGHETPENPLAISLRALADRHGVEVDDTVLLGHFTIDAIPAPSMRLSRNISTVPVRWVPFNGGAVLPEWLHERPQRPRVALTVGVSTRAYHEGVDLIPKIFEAIEGLDIEVVGTFNDNQLVGAPPVPENLRVVDYVPLTSLLPTCVAAIHHGGSGSFVATLAAGIPHVIADTEEPQRMVFSGEGESISVTVTERSVDAWLTARLVKETGAGVQINRITQSAAEIRAALLAVLNDPSYAEAAKAMHDAWLARPTPAGIIPELEKLTEFHRAAR; via the coding sequence ATGCGAGTCCTCGTGACAGGTTTCCCGCATGTCACCCACCTGAACCACCTCATCCCGCACGCCCAGGCGCTGCAGGCCGAGGGGCACGAGGTCGTCGTGGCCTGCCCGCCCGGAGCCGAGGAGCAGATCGTCGCCGCGGGCCTGCCCGCGATCAAGACCGGTGAGCCGGAGCCGCATTCGCTGCAGAACTGGGCGAAGTACGGCCTGCTGCCCAGCCCGGAGGAGATGGAGGAGCTGGCGGCCAAGCTCGACCTGAGCGGCGACGAGCGGGACAACTGGGACGCCTACTACCAGTTCTTCCTGTTCTCCGCCCGGTACTACCTGCCGCCGGAGCCGCGCGAGGACATCGACAACCTGATCGCCTTCGCCAAGCAGTGGCAGCCGGACCTGGTGCTGTGGGAGTCCTGGTTCCCGTGCGGCGGGGTCGTCGCCAAGGCCGCGGGCGCGGCGTCGGGCCGCGTGCTCAACGGCCCGGACTACGGCGGCTGGGCGATCGAGAAGTTCGCCGAGCGGCGGGCCGAGGGGCACGAGACGCCGGAGAACCCACTGGCGATCTCGCTGCGCGCGCTGGCCGACCGGCACGGGGTCGAGGTCGACGACACCGTGCTGCTCGGGCACTTCACCATCGACGCGATCCCGGCCCCGTCGATGCGACTGTCGCGGAACATCTCCACCGTGCCCGTCCGCTGGGTCCCCTTCAACGGCGGCGCGGTGCTGCCGGAGTGGCTGCACGAGCGTCCCCAGCGGCCGCGCGTCGCGCTGACCGTCGGCGTCTCGACCCGGGCCTACCACGAGGGCGTCGACCTCATCCCCAAGATCTTCGAGGCGATCGAGGGACTGGACATCGAGGTCGTCGGCACGTTCAACGACAACCAGCTGGTCGGCGCGCCGCCGGTGCCGGAGAACCTGCGCGTCGTCGACTACGTGCCGTTGACCAGCCTGCTGCCGACCTGCGTCGCGGCCATCCACCACGGCGGCAGCGGCTCGTTCGTGGCCACCCTCGCCGCCGGCATCCCGCACGTCATCGCCGACACCGAAGAGCCGCAGCGAATGGTCTTCAGCGGTGAGGGCGAGTCGATCTCGGTCACCGTCACCGAGCGCAGCGTCGACGCGTGGCTCACCGCGCGGCTGGTCAAGGAGACCGGCGCGGGCGTGCAGATCAACCGCATCACCCAGTCCGCCGCGGAGATCCGCGCCGCACTGCTCGCGGTGCTGAACGACCCGTCCTACGCCGAGGCGGCCAAGGCCATGCACGACGCGTGGCTGGCCCGTCCCACCCCGGCCGGCATCATCCCGGAGCTGGAGAAGCTGACCGAGTTCCACCGCGCCGCTCGCTGA
- a CDS encoding class I SAM-dependent methyltransferase translates to MNIAENMAIVECSACRICGNTELLTVLDLGNQALTGIFPRPGQVVPTAPLELIRCGPGGCGLLQLRHTSDLTLMYGEHYGYRSSVRPFMVNHLHRKVEVLTGMVDLDRGDLVLDIGSNDSTLLQGYHAPGLTRVGVDPTGEKWREYYPADIDLIPDFFTKASYAGQFGTRQAKIVTSIAMFYDLPDPLGFMSDVHDILTDDGVWMIEMSYAVPLLETPVYDAICHEHLEYYFLRQIEWMADRVGLTLATAEVTDVNGGSLCVTLVKDPSKHKIDTPQIDRIRQYEASLELDTDAPYDAFTRRVEQHRVDVRSFLDDSKAAGKLTLGYGASTKGNVILQHCGVTAEDLPCIGEVSTEKHGRLTPGTGIPIVSEEDAKAQRPDQLLVLPWGFRDGFVERERDYLAGGGTLVFPLPSVSALGRKGENRDGDFGRPS, encoded by the coding sequence ATGAACATCGCCGAGAACATGGCCATCGTCGAGTGCTCCGCGTGCCGCATCTGCGGCAACACCGAGCTGCTGACCGTGCTTGACCTGGGGAACCAGGCGCTGACCGGCATCTTCCCCCGGCCGGGCCAGGTGGTGCCCACAGCGCCGCTGGAGTTGATCCGGTGCGGCCCCGGCGGCTGCGGGCTGCTGCAGCTGCGGCACACCTCCGACCTGACGCTGATGTACGGCGAGCACTACGGCTACCGCTCGAGCGTCCGCCCGTTCATGGTCAACCACCTGCACCGCAAGGTCGAGGTCCTCACCGGCATGGTCGACCTGGACCGGGGCGACCTGGTCCTCGACATCGGCAGCAACGACTCGACGCTGCTGCAGGGCTACCACGCTCCTGGGCTGACCAGGGTGGGCGTGGACCCGACCGGCGAGAAGTGGCGCGAGTACTACCCCGCCGACATCGACCTGATCCCGGACTTCTTCACCAAGGCCTCCTACGCCGGGCAGTTCGGCACCCGCCAGGCCAAGATCGTCACGTCCATCGCGATGTTCTACGACCTGCCCGACCCGCTCGGGTTCATGTCCGACGTGCACGACATCCTCACCGACGACGGCGTGTGGATGATCGAGATGAGCTACGCGGTCCCGCTGCTGGAGACGCCGGTCTACGACGCGATCTGCCACGAGCACCTGGAGTACTACTTCCTGCGCCAGATCGAGTGGATGGCCGACCGGGTCGGGCTGACCCTGGCCACCGCCGAGGTCACCGACGTCAACGGCGGCAGCCTGTGCGTGACGCTGGTTAAGGACCCGTCCAAGCACAAGATCGACACTCCCCAGATCGACCGGATCCGGCAGTACGAGGCATCACTGGAGCTGGACACCGACGCGCCGTACGACGCCTTCACCCGCCGCGTCGAGCAGCACCGCGTCGACGTGCGCTCCTTCCTGGACGACTCGAAGGCCGCGGGCAAGCTGACCCTGGGCTACGGCGCGTCGACCAAGGGCAACGTGATCCTGCAGCACTGCGGGGTCACCGCCGAGGACCTGCCGTGCATCGGCGAGGTCAGCACCGAGAAGCACGGCCGCCTCACGCCCGGCACCGGCATCCCGATCGTCTCCGAGGAGGACGCCAAGGCGCAGCGGCCGGACCAATTGCTGGTGCTGCCATGGGGTTTCCGCGACGGGTTCGTCGAGCGGGAGCGGGATTACCTGGCGGGCGGCGGCACGCTGGTCTTCCCGCTGCCGTCGGTCTCGGCACTGGGGAGGAAGGGAGAGAACCGCGATGGCGACTTCGGCCGGCCGAGCTGA
- a CDS encoding dTDP-4-dehydrorhamnose 3,5-epimerase family protein: MKVRELAVAGALELTPDAIHDDDRGLFVSPFQETHFRRATGQRLFTVAQTNHSRSRRNVVRGIHFTVTPPGCAKYVYCAAGSALDIVVDIRVGSPTFGRWDVVEVDPLHFRSVYFPVGVGHMFVALEDNTVMSYMISGEYVPEHELGLSPLDPDLGLPMPAEPILSARDQVAPTLAEAEQQGWLPDYYECVDVEEEIHERS; this comes from the coding sequence ATGAAGGTCCGCGAACTCGCCGTGGCGGGCGCCCTTGAGCTGACGCCGGACGCGATCCACGACGACGACCGCGGGCTGTTCGTCTCGCCGTTCCAGGAAACGCACTTCCGGCGGGCGACCGGCCAGCGGCTGTTCACCGTGGCGCAGACCAACCACAGCCGGTCCCGCCGGAACGTCGTCCGGGGCATCCACTTCACCGTTACCCCGCCCGGCTGCGCCAAGTACGTCTACTGCGCGGCGGGATCGGCGCTCGACATCGTCGTGGACATCCGCGTCGGGTCGCCGACGTTCGGTCGCTGGGACGTCGTGGAGGTCGACCCGCTGCACTTCCGCTCGGTGTACTTCCCGGTCGGCGTCGGGCACATGTTCGTCGCGCTCGAGGACAACACGGTGATGAGCTACATGATCTCCGGCGAGTACGTCCCGGAGCACGAGCTGGGGTTGTCGCCGCTCGACCCCGACCTCGGCCTGCCGATGCCGGCCGAGCCGATCCTGTCCGCGCGGGACCAGGTCGCGCCGACCCTCGCCGAGGCCGAGCAGCAGGGCTGGCTGCCGGACTACTACGAGTGCGTGGACGTGGAGGAAGAGATCCACGAGCGCAGTTGA
- a CDS encoding NDP-hexose 2,3-dehydratase family protein, translated as MATSAGRAEDFLASALTTISAQTEDPDLFLKQRFTASSYQVDEIPLDTLAAWRLGDRLEHNTGRFFTIEGLSVRTSFGPNPRWCQPIIVQPDIGILGILVKKIDGVHHFLMQVKMEPGNTTLVQYAATVQATQSNYQRVHGGRPTPYLEYFLKGSRGHILVDRLLSEHASWYLYKRNRNMIVEIPPDEDVEERDDFTWLTLGQLRRQLALGNVNMNARTVLACISYDGARDLQSAEGFHAQTVASHNAQRSDADLSEAMTWLIDQKETYTLDVKRIALSEMTGWAADGGSIRHRDGLYFRIIGLSVAATSREVGTWSQPMLEPVPGNLVAFLCQRQNGVLRFLTQAMIQPGSTDRLELGASIQLAPGYCRDARDLPPLMEYLDSAVGQVRLKSVQSEDGGRFHRADTEHLVIEIPEDHHVEAPENYRWMTLGLLGRLMQSGYYLNVEARSLMACLL; from the coding sequence ATGGCGACTTCGGCCGGCCGAGCTGAGGACTTCCTGGCTTCGGCGCTGACCACGATCAGCGCGCAGACGGAGGACCCGGACCTCTTCCTCAAGCAGCGGTTCACCGCCTCCAGCTACCAGGTCGACGAGATCCCGCTGGACACGCTGGCGGCGTGGCGGCTCGGCGACCGGCTCGAGCACAACACCGGCCGGTTCTTCACCATCGAGGGGCTGTCGGTGCGGACCAGCTTCGGGCCGAACCCGCGGTGGTGCCAGCCGATCATCGTGCAGCCCGACATCGGCATCCTCGGCATCCTGGTGAAGAAGATCGACGGCGTCCACCACTTCCTGATGCAGGTGAAGATGGAGCCGGGCAACACCACGCTGGTGCAGTACGCGGCGACGGTGCAGGCCACGCAGAGCAACTACCAGCGGGTGCACGGCGGCAGGCCGACGCCGTACCTGGAGTACTTCCTCAAGGGCAGCCGTGGGCACATCCTGGTGGACCGGCTGCTGTCCGAGCACGCGTCCTGGTACCTGTACAAGCGCAACCGCAACATGATCGTGGAGATCCCGCCGGACGAGGACGTCGAGGAGCGCGACGACTTCACCTGGCTCACGCTCGGCCAGCTGCGCCGGCAGCTCGCGCTCGGCAACGTCAACATGAACGCTCGGACCGTGTTGGCCTGCATCTCCTACGACGGCGCCCGCGACCTGCAGTCGGCCGAAGGCTTCCACGCGCAGACCGTCGCCTCGCACAACGCGCAGCGGTCCGACGCGGACCTGTCCGAGGCGATGACGTGGCTGATCGACCAGAAGGAGACCTACACCCTCGACGTCAAGCGGATCGCCCTGTCCGAGATGACCGGCTGGGCCGCCGACGGCGGCAGCATCCGGCACCGCGACGGCCTGTACTTCCGGATCATCGGGCTGTCGGTGGCGGCGACCAGCCGGGAGGTCGGCACCTGGTCGCAGCCGATGCTCGAACCGGTGCCGGGCAACCTGGTCGCCTTCCTCTGCCAGCGGCAGAACGGCGTGCTGCGGTTCCTGACCCAGGCGATGATCCAGCCGGGATCGACCGACCGGCTCGAACTCGGCGCGTCCATCCAGCTGGCCCCGGGGTACTGCCGCGACGCGCGCGACCTGCCGCCGCTGATGGAGTACCTGGACTCGGCGGTCGGGCAGGTGCGGCTGAAGTCGGTGCAGTCCGAGGACGGCGGCCGGTTCCACCGGGCCGACACCGAGCACCTGGTGATCGAGATCCCCGAGGACCACCACGTCGAGGCGCCGGAGAACTACCGGTGGATGACGCTCGGCCTGCTCGGGCGGCTGATGCAGTCGGGCTACTACCTCAACGTCGAAGCCCGCAGCCTGATGGCGTGCCTGCTGTGA
- a CDS encoding DegT/DnrJ/EryC1/StrS aminotransferase family protein: protein MINMFQPQVGAEELAAVAEVFENQWLGYGPQTKAFEQEFADHLGVPAETVLFINSATSGLHLAMELLNIGPGDEVVFPSVSFPANGHCVAAAGATPVFCDVRPRTLNPTVDDVRAVLTPRTKAVMLLHYGGQPGDIVEIAELCQERGIPFIEDAACAIGSSIDGRACGTFGDIAIWSFDSRKIITTGDGGMIYVRDPRLARRAHRLAYQGLDDRGAFAAMQNDGTRRWWDQTIHEVGRRLIGNDLTAAIGRVQLGKLPGFIQRRGEIIARYDRLLDGVPGVRRPPKLPEGHVSTNYFYWVQFDDVTVRNTVAEDLLELGIYTTYRYPPLHKVPLFATGVELPGTDEAEAITLLLPLHQSLTDAEVERVADSLISVLGRRTLREAG from the coding sequence ATGATCAACATGTTTCAGCCACAGGTCGGAGCCGAGGAACTGGCCGCCGTCGCGGAGGTGTTCGAGAACCAGTGGCTGGGGTACGGCCCGCAGACCAAGGCCTTCGAGCAGGAGTTCGCCGACCACCTCGGCGTGCCGGCGGAGACGGTGCTGTTCATCAACTCCGCCACCTCCGGCCTGCACCTGGCGATGGAGCTGCTGAACATCGGCCCCGGTGACGAGGTCGTGTTCCCGTCGGTGAGCTTCCCGGCCAACGGCCACTGCGTTGCCGCCGCCGGCGCCACCCCGGTCTTCTGCGACGTCCGCCCGCGCACCCTCAACCCCACCGTCGACGACGTGCGGGCCGTGCTGACCCCGCGGACGAAGGCGGTCATGCTGCTGCACTACGGCGGCCAGCCCGGTGACATCGTCGAGATCGCCGAGCTGTGCCAGGAGCGCGGCATCCCGTTCATCGAGGACGCCGCCTGCGCCATCGGGTCGAGCATCGACGGCCGGGCCTGCGGGACCTTCGGCGACATCGCCATCTGGAGCTTCGACTCGCGCAAGATCATCACCACCGGCGACGGCGGCATGATCTACGTCCGCGACCCGCGGCTGGCCCGCCGCGCGCACCGCCTGGCCTACCAGGGCCTTGACGACCGGGGCGCGTTCGCCGCGATGCAGAACGACGGCACGCGCCGCTGGTGGGACCAGACCATCCACGAGGTCGGCAGGCGCCTGATCGGCAACGACCTGACCGCCGCCATCGGCCGCGTCCAGCTCGGCAAGCTGCCCGGCTTCATCCAGCGGCGCGGCGAGATCATCGCCCGGTACGACCGGCTGCTCGATGGCGTTCCCGGCGTGCGGCGCCCGCCGAAGCTGCCCGAGGGCCACGTCTCGACGAACTACTTCTACTGGGTGCAGTTCGACGACGTGACCGTGCGCAACACGGTCGCCGAGGACCTGCTGGAGCTGGGCATCTACACCACCTACCGCTATCCGCCGCTGCACAAGGTCCCGCTGTTCGCCACCGGGGTGGAACTGCCCGGCACCGACGAGGCCGAGGCGATCACCCTGCTGCTGCCGCTGCACCAGTCACTGACCGACGCCGAGGTCGAGCGGGTGGCGGACAGCCTGATCTCGGTCCTCGGCCGCCGCACGCTCCGCGAGGCCGGGTGA